In Patescibacteria group bacterium, one DNA window encodes the following:
- a CDS encoding winged helix-turn-helix domain-containing protein, translating to MNTFKQSAIEILKKAGTPLRYTEITRLALESGILETEGATPEATMNAQIVMDIKTKGEGSDFIKTAPGTFALNPNKKEIKETPKIIEAEKEEEEKIVIAGGFTGKGGEHLVCSELLFRGFNASIMSVDVGVDISAIKENKFFGIQVKTANSNKFNTYNFHIRRVSFERHNQGNIFYIFVLRIIDKTHFLILPTVEVERKIKEGAIFSVNNKSGFAVNIKFRDDKVYLGNMSHEMNYLLDNWNLIK from the coding sequence ATGAACACATTCAAACAATCAGCGATTGAAATATTAAAAAAGGCGGGAACGCCTTTGCGCTATACCGAAATTACTCGGCTGGCTTTGGAGTCAGGTATTTTGGAAACGGAAGGCGCCACGCCGGAAGCAACGATGAACGCGCAAATTGTGATGGATATTAAAACCAAAGGCGAAGGTTCGGATTTTATCAAAACAGCGCCCGGAACTTTCGCGCTTAATCCGAACAAAAAAGAAATCAAAGAGACGCCAAAGATTATTGAAGCCGAAAAAGAGGAAGAAGAAAAAATTGTCATCGCCGGAGGTTTTACCGGCAAAGGTGGCGAGCATCTAGTTTGCAGCGAGTTGCTTTTTCGCGGCTTCAACGCCAGCATAATGAGCGTAGATGTTGGCGTGGATATTTCAGCCATAAAAGAAAATAAATTTTTTGGAATTCAAGTGAAAACAGCTAATTCAAATAAATTCAATACTTATAATTTCCATATTCGTCGAGTATCATTTGAAAGGCATAATCAAGGGAATATTTTTTATATTTTTGTTTTACGCATAATTGATAAAACACATTTTCTCATATTGCCGACTGTTGAAGTGGAAAGAAAAATAAAAGAAGGAGCGATTTTTTCAGTCAATAATAAGTCCGGCTTTGCAGTAAATATTAAGTTCAGGGATGACAAAGTATATCTCGGAAATATGAGCCACGAAATGAATTATTTACTCGATAATTGGAATTTGATTAAATAA
- a CDS encoding type I restriction endonuclease subunit R, with protein MSDKKTYYNLVAENPQSTVVAEYYKLADRVRDGVSYQSEADLERAFIKQLETQAYEYLAITSEADLVLNLRLQLEKLNSFTFTDSEWEQFFVSELANPNQSIAEKTATIQEDHIKNLTREDGTTKNVYLIKKDNIHDNSLQVINQYATDLPAGRQETGQRANRYDVTVLVNGLPLVHIELKRRGVAIQEAFNQINRYSRESFRASSGLFEYAQLFIISNGTHTKYYSNTVRLEHIKEAGEGAVKKGKRSSNSFEFTSWWADATNRPITDLMDFAKTFFAKHALLNILTKYCVFTTDRQLLAMRPYQIVATERILNRIEVSANYKKLGTVEAGGYIWHTTGSGKTLTSFKTAQIVSKLSYVDKVLFVVDRKDLDYQTMKEYDKFEKGAANSNTSTAILKKQLEDSNSRIIITTIQKLDHFIKRNSKHALFSGHIVLIFDECHRSQFGDMHSAITKAFKNYHLFGFTGTPIFAINASAGGRPDLKTTEQAFGEKLHTYTIVNAIADKNVLPFKVDYVSTVREAENIEDAQVRDIDREAALASPERLANIVSYIREHFDQKTKRNSFYKLKERRLAGFNSIFAVSSIDVAKKYYAEFKKQLADAPSDKRLKVATIYSFGVNDEDADGMIDENSEDTSGLDVSSRDFLDNAISDYNKMFGTSYNTSSDKFQNYYKDVSLRVKNREVDILIVVNMFLTGFDAITLNTLWVDKNLRLHGLLQAFSRTNRILNSVKTFGNIVCFRNLEKATNESIALFGDKEASGIVLLKSYEDYYNGYEDGDKEVRGYASLVAELMEKFPVDKRIVGEQNQKDFIKLYGGILRARNILTTFDEFAGNEILTDRDVQDYHSMYIDLYNEFRKGADVDQENINDDLVFEMELIKQVEINIDYVLGLIKKYHEDHVKNKEFLIDINKAIDSSVELRNKKDLINQFIASLDIHSVVDDDWQKFVDKKKIEELEKIIDNEGLDHDATYAFVKNSFRDGSVATTGTAITKVLPPVSRFSPTGDRTKKRESVISKLISFFERFFDISGGKFSE; from the coding sequence ATGTCAGATAAAAAAACTTATTACAATCTAGTCGCGGAAAATCCTCAAAGCACTGTTGTTGCTGAATATTATAAACTTGCAGATCGGGTACGAGATGGTGTTTCTTATCAAAGCGAAGCGGATTTGGAGCGGGCTTTTATCAAGCAACTCGAAACGCAAGCGTACGAGTATCTCGCCATCACTTCCGAAGCTGATTTGGTATTGAATCTCCGTTTGCAATTAGAGAAGCTTAATAGTTTTACTTTTACCGATAGCGAATGGGAACAGTTTTTTGTCAGTGAGCTTGCCAACCCAAATCAAAGCATCGCCGAAAAGACCGCTACCATTCAAGAAGACCATATCAAAAACCTGACGCGCGAAGATGGCACGACTAAGAATGTGTATCTCATAAAAAAGGATAACATTCACGACAATAGTTTGCAGGTGATCAATCAATATGCTACCGACCTGCCTGCCGGCAGGCAGGAGACTGGCCAACGCGCTAATCGCTATGATGTGACGGTGCTTGTGAACGGTTTGCCTCTGGTTCATATTGAGCTAAAACGCCGTGGCGTTGCAATCCAAGAGGCGTTTAATCAGATCAATCGCTACAGCCGAGAAAGTTTTCGGGCTTCAAGCGGGCTTTTTGAATATGCGCAATTGTTTATCATTTCCAACGGCACGCATACCAAGTATTACAGCAACACCGTTCGTTTGGAGCATATCAAAGAAGCCGGCGAAGGAGCGGTGAAAAAAGGCAAGCGCTCCAGTAATAGTTTTGAATTTACAAGTTGGTGGGCGGATGCGACCAACCGACCGATTACGGATCTGATGGATTTTGCCAAGACTTTTTTTGCCAAGCACGCGCTTTTGAATATCTTGACCAAGTATTGCGTATTCACGACTGATAGACAGCTTTTGGCAATGCGACCGTATCAGATTGTCGCAACTGAGAGAATATTAAATAGAATTGAAGTCAGCGCGAATTATAAAAAATTAGGAACAGTAGAAGCGGGCGGGTATATTTGGCACACGACTGGATCGGGAAAAACTTTGACCAGTTTCAAAACCGCCCAGATAGTAAGTAAATTATCTTATGTAGATAAAGTTTTGTTTGTTGTTGACCGTAAAGATTTGGATTATCAGACGATGAAAGAATATGATAAATTTGAAAAAGGAGCGGCGAATAGCAATACCAGCACCGCTATTTTAAAAAAACAATTAGAAGATTCAAATTCTCGGATTATTATTACCACGATTCAAAAATTAGATCATTTTATTAAACGCAACTCTAAGCATGCTCTTTTTAGTGGTCATATTGTCTTGATTTTTGACGAATGTCATCGCTCACAGTTTGGCGATATGCATTCAGCGATTACAAAAGCATTTAAGAATTATCATCTCTTTGGTTTTACAGGCACGCCGATTTTTGCCATAAATGCGTCTGCCGGCGGACGGCCGGATTTGAAAACCACCGAGCAAGCTTTTGGCGAGAAATTGCACACCTACACGATTGTAAATGCTATCGCTGATAAAAATGTTTTGCCGTTTAAGGTTGATTATGTTTCTACTGTTCGCGAAGCTGAAAATATTGAAGATGCGCAAGTCCGAGATATTGACCGCGAGGCAGCGCTTGCTTCTCCGGAACGGTTGGCAAATATCGTGAGCTACATTCGCGAACATTTTGACCAAAAGACCAAACGCAATAGTTTTTATAAACTGAAAGAGCGCAGGTTGGCTGGATTCAACTCTATCTTTGCGGTTTCATCTATTGATGTGGCAAAAAAATATTATGCCGAGTTTAAAAAACAACTTGCCGATGCACCAAGCGATAAACGGCTCAAGGTGGCGACGATTTATAGCTTTGGCGTAAACGACGAAGATGCAGATGGAATGATAGATGAAAACTCTGAGGATACGAGCGGGCTTGATGTGAGTTCTCGGGATTTTCTTGATAATGCTATTTCTGATTATAACAAGATGTTTGGCACTTCTTATAACACTTCATCGGATAAGTTTCAAAATTATTACAAAGATGTAAGCTTGAGAGTGAAAAATCGCGAGGTTGATATTCTTATTGTGGTCAATATGTTTTTGACAGGATTTGATGCCATAACGCTTAATACGCTTTGGGTAGATAAAAATTTGAGACTGCATGGACTTTTGCAGGCATTTTCGCGTACCAATCGCATTTTAAACAGCGTAAAGACCTTCGGGAATATTGTTTGCTTCCGTAATCTAGAGAAAGCGACGAATGAATCTATTGCACTTTTTGGCGATAAAGAAGCGAGTGGAATTGTTCTTCTTAAATCATATGAGGATTATTACAATGGGTATGAAGACGGTGATAAAGAAGTGCGCGGGTACGCCAGTCTAGTGGCAGAGCTTATGGAAAAATTCCCGGTTGACAAGCGAATTGTAGGCGAGCAAAACCAAAAAGATTTTATCAAACTTTATGGCGGGATTTTGCGAGCGCGAAATATTTTAACAACTTTTGACGAATTTGCCGGCAACGAGATTTTGACTGATCGTGATGTGCAGGATTATCACAGTATGTACATTGACCTTTACAATGAATTTCGCAAAGGCGCGGATGTTGATCAAGAAAACATTAACGATGATCTTGTGTTTGAGATGGAACTCATCAAGCAGGTAGAAATAAATATTGATTATGTTTTAGGGTTAATAAAAAAATACCATGAGGATCATGTTAAAAATAAAGAATTTTTGATTGATATTAATAAAGCAATTGATTCAAGCGTTGAATTACGTAATAAGAAAGATCTTATTAACCAGTTTATCGCCTCGCTTGATATCCATTCAGTAGTTGATGACGATTGGCAAAAATTTGTGGATAAGAAAAAAATTGAAGAACTTGAAAAAATTATTGATAATGAAGGATTAGATCACGATGCAACTTATGCATTTGTAAAAAATTCATTCCGCGATGGGAGTGTCGCAACTACTGGCACAGCCATCACTAAAGTTTTACCACCTGTATCTCGCTTTTCCCCAACTGGCGACCGTACCAAAAAACGAGAGAGTGTTATAAGTAAACTGATAAGCTTCTTTGAAAGATTTTTTGATATTTCGGGTGGTAAGTTTTCAGAATAA
- a CDS encoding virulence RhuM family protein yields the protein MKKELQNQIIIYKSDDGSSRIEVRFEGETTWLTQSQLVELFESSKANISEHIKHIFEENELDQDSVVRKFRTTASDGKNYEVEHYNLDMIISLGYRVKSHIATRFRIWATARLREYIVKGFTIDSDRLKNLGGGNYWKELLDEIRDIRSSEKVLYRQVLDLYATAIDYDSQASESLKFFKIVQNKLHFAAHGHTAAEVIYLRVDSDKPFAGLKNFIGKQPTQAEAMIAKNFLGLSELKVLNNLVSAYFDLAEINALEQKPMKMADYIRELDNILKSTGRKLLSNAGKISHEKAIEKASLEYRKYKVKNLSEVEKSYLEAIKTVESKIKKKVKS from the coding sequence ATGAAAAAAGAATTGCAAAACCAAATAATTATTTACAAAAGTGATGATGGATCGTCTCGCATAGAGGTGCGGTTTGAAGGTGAGACTACTTGGCTTACTCAATCTCAATTGGTTGAGCTTTTTGAGTCAAGCAAAGCCAATATAAGCGAGCATATTAAACACATTTTTGAAGAAAATGAATTAGACCAGGATTCAGTTGTTCGGAAATTCCGAACAACTGCCTCAGACGGAAAAAACTACGAAGTTGAACATTATAACCTCGATATGATTATTTCACTTGGTTACAGAGTTAAATCTCATATCGCTACAAGATTTCGTATTTGGGCAACTGCACGACTTCGTGAATATATCGTCAAAGGCTTTACTATTGATTCGGATCGTTTGAAAAATTTGGGTGGTGGAAATTATTGGAAAGAATTACTTGATGAGATTCGAGATATCCGTAGCAGTGAAAAAGTGCTTTATCGTCAGGTACTTGATTTGTATGCAACCGCTATTGATTACGATTCGCAAGCAAGCGAGTCTTTGAAATTTTTTAAAATTGTCCAAAATAAGCTTCATTTTGCAGCTCATGGACATACAGCGGCAGAAGTTATTTACTTGCGAGTAGACTCAGATAAGCCATTTGCGGGGCTTAAGAATTTCATAGGCAAGCAACCGACGCAAGCTGAGGCGATGATTGCCAAGAATTTTTTGGGATTAAGTGAGCTCAAAGTTTTGAACAATCTTGTTTCGGCTTATTTTGATTTGGCGGAAATCAATGCTCTAGAACAAAAACCGATGAAGATGGCGGATTATATCCGTGAACTGGACAATATTTTAAAATCAACCGGAAGAAAACTTTTGAGCAATGCCGGAAAAATAAGTCATGAAAAAGCAATAGAAAAAGCTAGCTTGGAATATCGCAAGTACAAAGTAAAGAATTTGAGCGAGGTCGAGAAATCTTATTTGGAAGCGATTAAGACTGTGGAAAGCAAGATTAAAAAGAAGGTAAAGTCTTGA
- a CDS encoding class I SAM-dependent methyltransferase, whose translation MNYIKYQDKTIRKIAGGHQDWYKARSIVWGERYMKEKENILTKERNKKEARIIVKYLPRNGKSILDAPCGYGRISNSLAALGYRVTGIDISDYFINLARKQAKQQELTVSYIVGNILGKKIPGKFDAVLNIFTSLGYLEDDKKNELFIKRLTRL comes from the coding sequence ATGAACTACATCAAATACCAAGATAAAACAATCCGTAAAATAGCTGGCGGTCATCAAGATTGGTACAAAGCCCGAAGTATTGTTTGGGGTGAGCGATACATGAAAGAGAAAGAAAACATATTAACGAAGGAGCGCAATAAAAAAGAAGCTCGCATAATTGTAAAATATTTACCTAGGAACGGTAAGAGCATTCTTGATGCGCCGTGCGGTTACGGAAGAATCTCAAATAGTTTAGCTGCTTTAGGATATAGGGTAACTGGCATTGATATAAGTGATTATTTTATCAACCTCGCAAGAAAACAAGCCAAACAACAAGAATTAACTGTTTCTTATATTGTCGGTAATATTTTGGGTAAAAAAATTCCTGGGAAGTTTGATGCAGTATTAAATATCTTTACTTCATTGGGTTATTTAGAAGATGATAAAAAAAATGAATTGTTTATAAAGAGATTGACGCGCTTGTGA
- a CDS encoding DHH family phosphoesterase — protein MSLTPEQQIYNSIEKAKNILITFKQGHDIDSITAALAIAQVLKKLDKKYCIASYDFKLLPKLSFLAQTKEIKGVVPPLRKFIISLNISKSQVKELNYDVLGERLKIFITPQNGFFAPEDVLIENSNFIFDLTFVLNTQDLDALGKIYEDNTEFFYETPIINIDYHPNNEYFGQINLINLVATSTSEIVYSLIEALDKNLIDEDVATALLTGVISETKNFKSLEITPQTLITTSKLITLGGRREEIVENLYRTKTITDLKLWGRVLARLELSKKEPRLVSSSLTLQDFEKSGASKDTLLEVIDELIVNIPKAEIIILLYEEKEKDITVLVTSYNKNIDVFGLTSEFKPQGSKDKVRFSIKGKSVLEAEKWLIPKLEEKLKTS, from the coding sequence GTGTCCCTAACTCCAGAACAACAAATTTATAACTCTATTGAGAAAGCAAAAAATATTTTAATCACCTTTAAACAAGGTCATGATATTGATAGTATTACCGCGGCTTTGGCTATAGCTCAAGTGTTGAAAAAGTTAGATAAAAAGTATTGCATCGCGAGTTATGATTTTAAGCTGCTTCCCAAGCTTTCTTTTCTGGCCCAAACAAAAGAAATAAAAGGTGTGGTCCCGCCCTTAAGAAAATTTATTATCTCGTTGAATATTTCAAAAAGCCAGGTAAAGGAATTGAATTATGATGTCCTGGGGGAACGGCTTAAAATCTTTATCACGCCCCAGAATGGCTTTTTCGCGCCTGAAGATGTTCTAATAGAAAATTCTAATTTTATCTTTGACTTAACCTTTGTTTTAAACACCCAAGACCTAGACGCGCTTGGTAAAATTTATGAAGACAACACTGAATTTTTTTATGAAACCCCGATCATCAATATTGATTATCACCCCAACAACGAATACTTTGGCCAAATCAATCTCATTAATCTCGTTGCCACCTCCACCTCGGAAATTGTTTATTCTCTTATCGAAGCCCTTGATAAAAACCTGATTGACGAAGATGTGGCCACTGCCTTGCTGACTGGCGTTATCTCTGAAACTAAAAATTTCAAGTCTTTGGAGATTACCCCCCAGACCCTGATTACTACCAGTAAACTCATTACCTTGGGCGGTCGGCGCGAAGAAATAGTGGAAAACCTTTATCGCACCAAGACGATTACCGACCTTAAACTTTGGGGTCGGGTCCTGGCTCGTTTGGAATTATCCAAAAAAGAACCGCGTCTTGTTTCCTCCTCTTTAACTCTTCAAGATTTTGAAAAATCCGGCGCCTCTAAAGATACTCTCCTAGAAGTTATAGACGAATTAATCGTCAATATTCCCAAAGCAGAAATAATTATTTTGCTTTACGAAGAAAAAGAAAAAGACATTACCGTGCTGGTTACTTCCTATAATAAAAATATTGACGTTTTTGGCCTGACTTCCGAATTCAAGCCCCAGGGCTCAAAAGATAAAGTCAGATTTTCTATCAAAGGTAAATCCGTATTGGAAGCTGAAAAATGGCTAATCCCTAAGCTGGAAGAAAAATTAAAAACTTCGTGA
- a CDS encoding serine hydroxymethyltransferase — translation MSLLSKFDPEIAQVINNEINRQRNCLEMIASENFVSRVVLEAMGTALTNKYSEGYPGKRYYGGNQFIDESESLAIERAEKLFNTHEGDCPTERIMKANVQPHSGSQANLAAYMALVELGDKIMALDLAHGGHLTHGSPVNFSGKLFNFVHYGVEKKTGQLDMDKIRKQAKIEKPKIILCGYTAYPRKIDFKAFREIADEVGAYLMADIAHIAGLIAAGVHPDCVPYADVITTTTHKTLRGPRGAMILSRVEDRLRPPSNSPLIRGGHKGGIKNLAQKIDFAVFPGMQGGPLDHVIAAKAVAFGEALKPEFKEYAKQVVANAKALAKSLIENGINLVSGGTDNHLVLVDLTKAGVTGKKAETALDETGICVNKNMIPFDPRKPMDPSGLRIGTPALTTRGFKEAEFKEIGKMIADIIHNSTDKNIKNQVQKKVKKMTEAHPLYEGLGV, via the coding sequence ATGTCTTTACTATCAAAATTTGACCCTGAAATTGCTCAAGTAATAAACAACGAAATCAACCGCCAGCGCAACTGTTTAGAAATGATTGCCAGTGAAAACTTTGTTTCCCGAGTAGTTCTTGAGGCTATGGGTACGGCTTTAACCAACAAATATTCCGAAGGTTACCCCGGCAAACGCTATTACGGCGGTAACCAGTTTATTGATGAATCAGAAAGCTTGGCCATTGAACGCGCCGAGAAATTATTCAACACCCATGAGGGCGATTGTCCAACGGAACGCATCATGAAAGCTAACGTCCAACCGCACTCTGGCAGTCAAGCCAATCTGGCGGCTTATATGGCTCTGGTTGAGCTTGGCGATAAAATTATGGCTTTGGATCTGGCTCACGGCGGTCATCTCACCCATGGCTCGCCGGTTAATTTTTCCGGCAAGCTTTTTAATTTTGTGCATTATGGCGTGGAAAAAAAGACTGGCCAGCTTGATATGGATAAAATTCGTAAACAAGCAAAAATAGAAAAACCTAAAATAATTTTATGTGGCTATACTGCTTATCCTAGAAAAATTGATTTTAAAGCTTTCCGCGAAATTGCTGATGAAGTTGGCGCATACTTAATGGCTGATATTGCTCACATCGCTGGTTTGATTGCCGCTGGTGTTCATCCCGATTGTGTACCCTATGCTGATGTTATTACTACTACGACTCATAAAACTCTACGGGGACCCCGGGGCGCTATGATTCTCTCAAGGGTTGAAGACCGTCTCCGACCCCCCTCCAACTCCCCCCTAATTAGGGGGGGACACAAGGGGGGTATAAAGAATTTAGCTCAAAAAATAGACTTTGCTGTCTTCCCAGGCATGCAAGGCGGACCGCTTGACCATGTAATTGCCGCTAAAGCCGTGGCTTTCGGCGAAGCGCTCAAACCTGAATTCAAAGAATACGCTAAACAAGTCGTAGCTAATGCTAAGGCACTGGCCAAAAGTTTAATAGAAAATGGAATTAACTTAGTATCTGGTGGTACCGATAATCATCTGGTTCTGGTTGACCTCACCAAGGCTGGGGTCACTGGCAAAAAAGCAGAAACTGCACTGGACGAAACAGGCATCTGTGTTAATAAAAATATGATTCCATTTGATCCGCGAAAACCAATGGACCCCTCGGGCCTGCGAATTGGCACTCCAGCCTTGACTACTCGCGGGTTTAAAGAAGCTGAATTCAAAGAAATCGGCAAAATGATTGCTGATATAATCCACAACTCCACAGATAAAAACATCAAAAATCAAGTCCAAAAAAAAGTCAAAAAAATGACCGAGGCGCACCCGTTATATGAGGGGCTGGGGGTATAG
- a CDS encoding NUDIX hydrolase — translation MPKIIIASGPVIIENNKVLLNKHGDDDFWKFCGGKVEDYETNLAENAKREVKEEMGIEIEITDSAPIITYTKKEDGTDVLLVHCIAKRTGEIKPGSDIREWNWFPIDQLPDDCGPNIKPVVEQATKK, via the coding sequence ATGCCTAAAATTATTATTGCTTCAGGACCAGTTATCATTGAAAATAACAAAGTCCTGCTCAACAAACATGGGGATGACGACTTTTGGAAATTTTGCGGAGGCAAGGTTGAGGACTATGAAACTAACCTCGCAGAGAATGCCAAGCGGGAAGTTAAGGAAGAAATGGGGATTGAAATTGAAATCACTGACTCTGCTCCCATCATTACCTACACTAAAAAAGAAGACGGCACTGATGTTCTTCTTGTTCATTGTATAGCTAAACGAACCGGCGAAATCAAACCCGGTTCTGACATCCGGGAATGGAATTGGTTCCCGATTGATCAACTCCCTGATGACTGCGGACCGAACATTAAACCAGTGGTTGAGCAAGCCACCAAAAAATAA
- a CDS encoding nucleotidyltransferase domain-containing protein gives MPKKTSIKFPKKIVNHYIASLQKKIKVDGVLLFGSFAWGKPTKHSDIDLVIISPDFVKKKFDNRLDFLTQARDEKACQVAMDVIGYTPKEFAQAEKFSAILTQAKNKGRWIYPLEMNNK, from the coding sequence ATGCCTAAAAAAACAAGCATAAAATTTCCTAAAAAAATAGTTAACCACTATATCGCGAGCCTTCAAAAAAAAATTAAAGTTGATGGTGTACTTTTGTTTGGCTCTTTTGCCTGGGGAAAACCAACCAAACATAGCGATATTGATTTAGTTATTATCTCTCCAGACTTCGTTAAAAAAAAGTTTGATAACAGGTTAGACTTTCTGACTCAAGCAAGAGACGAGAAAGCGTGTCAAGTTGCAATGGATGTTATTGGCTACACACCCAAAGAATTTGCTCAAGCTGAAAAATTTTCTGCTATTCTTACTCAAGCAAAAAATAAAGGCAGGTGGATATACCCCCTAGAAATGAATAATAAATAA
- a CDS encoding HEPN domain-containing protein, with product MKLILKKWIEYAGADLDVAQRLFKSPRPTRWTYLLMFWHCHQVVEKMIKMVVVKKGKELLKIHDLPRLHQLADVEFSNQEKKFIDELNKYYLKPRYPDLIYKPLPKISRAQAKDYLQKTKKLFLCLKKQA from the coding sequence ATGAAGTTAATTCTCAAAAAATGGATAGAATATGCTGGTGCTGACTTAGATGTCGCACAAAGACTCTTTAAAAGTCCCCGACCTACTCGCTGGACTTATCTTTTGATGTTTTGGCATTGTCACCAAGTAGTAGAAAAAATGATCAAAATGGTTGTTGTCAAAAAAGGAAAAGAGCTTTTAAAAATCCACGACTTACCACGACTGCACCAATTAGCAGATGTTGAATTTTCAAATCAAGAAAAAAAGTTTATTGATGAACTAAATAAATACTACTTAAAACCGCGTTATCCTGACTTAATTTACAAGCCCCTTCCGAAAATCTCTCGAGCTCAAGCTAAAGATTATTTACAAAAAACTAAAAAATTATTTCTATGCCTAAAAAAACAAGCATAA
- the lspA gene encoding signal peptidase II, producing the protein MSKFWKKIILGYVLVFVFFVLDRIIKYWLLQPEARGAGILTLSKNQGIAFGIPLQGLFLYILVGLILAGLFYLALKFWQKKNTGLHLATVLIIVGALSNLIDRFKFGAVIDYIDLRIWPVFNLADCMIVIGVVMWVLTDGVKKKRN; encoded by the coding sequence ATGAGCAAATTTTGGAAGAAAATTATTTTAGGTTATGTCCTGGTCTTTGTTTTTTTTGTTTTGGATAGGATTATAAAATATTGGCTGCTCCAGCCAGAAGCTCGGGGTGCCGGTATTCTAACCTTATCAAAAAATCAAGGCATTGCTTTTGGCATTCCTTTACAAGGTTTATTCCTTTATATTTTAGTAGGCCTAATTTTAGCAGGTCTTTTTTATTTGGCTCTTAAGTTTTGGCAAAAGAAAAATACTGGTTTGCACCTGGCCACTGTTTTGATTATTGTTGGCGCTTTGAGTAACCTAATTGACCGCTTTAAATTTGGCGCGGTTATTGATTATATTGATTTACGAATTTGGCCGGTTTTTAATTTGGCTGATTGTATGATTGTGATAGGAGTAGTGATGTGGGTATTGACCGATGGGGTTAAGAAAAAAAGAAATTAA
- the deoC gene encoding deoxyribose-phosphate aldolase: protein MITKEELAASVDHTNLNLDATPDDITRLCEEAVECGFGAVCIRPHLVRTAAEKLREHDIHIASVVGFPTEKTTTFRQMAINLSRYGTGDKVRETEQAIERGADEIDMVMDLCAIDGENYHFVEHDISQVVIAAKRAHQATLVKVIVETCYLNTLEIALACKIAECAEADFVKTSTGYGTAGATLNDMCLMSKVLEEGVGIKASGGIHTVEFAQQLFEASQAFRIHDFRIGASKLVDEYKNS from the coding sequence ATGATAACAAAAGAAGAATTAGCTGCCTCCGTTGACCATACCAACCTCAACCTGGATGCAACTCCTGATGACATTACCAGGTTGTGCGAAGAGGCGGTTGAGTGCGGCTTTGGCGCGGTGTGCATTCGTCCACATTTAGTCCGGACCGCCGCCGAAAAACTCCGTGAGCACGATATACATATTGCGAGTGTCGTAGGGTTTCCCACAGAGAAAACGACAACCTTTAGACAGATGGCTATAAACTTATCTCGTTATGGCACTGGCGATAAGGTGCGGGAAACAGAACAGGCAATTGAACGCGGCGCTGACGAGATTGATATGGTTATGGATCTGTGCGCAATTGATGGAGAAAATTATCACTTTGTTGAACATGATATTAGTCAAGTTGTGATAGCCGCAAAGAGGGCCCACCAGGCTACACTCGTAAAGGTAATTGTAGAAACCTGTTATCTCAATACATTGGAAATAGCTCTGGCCTGTAAAATAGCCGAGTGCGCCGAGGCAGATTTTGTCAAAACCTCTACTGGTTATGGGACTGCTGGAGCAACCCTGAATGACATGTGTTTGATGAGCAAAGTATTGGAAGAAGGAGTCGGAATTAAAGCCTCTGGCGGTATCCACACCGTAGAATTTGCTCAGCAACTATTCGAGGCTTCTCAAGCCTTTAGAATCCATGATTTCCGAATAGGCGCCAGCAAGCTTGTTGACGAGTATAAGAACAGCTAA
- a CDS encoding four helix bundle protein produces the protein MSYISLDNLKVYQLSRGYSREAWSVYEILNWQMKKVIGDQFIKSADSVGANIAEGYGRFHYLDKVRFYYNARGSLLESRHWLELLKERKLITQEKYNSMLEIYKNLTPGLNGLISSTRKNN, from the coding sequence ATGAGTTATATTTCATTAGATAATCTTAAGGTCTATCAATTAAGTAGAGGTTATAGCCGGGAAGCTTGGTCTGTTTATGAGATTTTGAACTGGCAGATGAAAAAAGTGATTGGTGATCAATTTATTAAAAGCGCAGATTCAGTTGGAGCCAATATTGCCGAGGGCTATGGTCGATTTCATTATTTAGACAAAGTAAGATTTTATTATAATGCCCGGGGTTCACTTTTAGAATCCCGACATTGGTTAGAATTATTAAAAGAGCGAAAGCTTATTACTCAAGAAAAATATAATTCAATGCTAGAGATTTATAAAAATTTAACCCCAGGCTTAAACGGATTAATCAGCTCAACTCGCAAAAATAATTAA